A region of the Roseiflexus sp. RS-1 genome:
CTCCGCCCTGGATAGCCGAGGGCTCTAGCCCGACGGCAAGGGGCGCATAGCGGATTTCATGCTCAATCTTATCAGCCCGACGGCACGAGGCGCATACGAGGGGGCGCAGCAGCGCTGCACCCGTACAGGGGGCGCGGGGGCGCGGGGTGCAGCGCCCCTCATAAATAATCCGCTCTCGCCCGCACAGGCGGGCTTCACCTTGCAGAGCCAAGGGCTTATGCCGCCATAGTCCACGCAGGCGGGCTTCGCCCTGGCTAGCCGAGGGCTTATGGTCTTTGAATACATAATCCGGTATAGCCCGCGCAGGCGGGCTTTGCCTTAGCTAGCCGAGGGCTTCAGCCCCACGGCTAGTGCGGGATAGTGGATTTATTTCTCAATCTTCATCAGCCCCACGGCTAGCGCGGTAGAGCGGAATAAATGCTCAATCTCCATCAGCCCGACGGCAAGGGGTGCATACCGGATTTAATACTCAATCTTCATTAGCCCCACGGCAAGTTCGGCATAGCGGATTATTCCACCAGACAGTACCCCTCGCCGTTGTCCAGAACCCGGCGTGTAGCGGCTTACGGCTCGATCTTCGTGCCCAGAACGGCGAGGAACTTCGCAATCCAGTCGGGATGCGCAGGCCAGGCGGGCGCCGTCACCAGGTTGCCATCGACATGCGCTTTATCCGCCGGAATATCGACGTACCGACCGCCGGCGCGGTTGACATCGGGACCCACCGCCGGGTATGCTGAGCACGATTTGCCTTCGAGGACGCCAGCTGCTGCCAGCACCTGCGCACCGTGGCAGATCGCGGCAATCGGCTTGTTGGCTGCTGCGAAGTGGCGTACAATCTCCAGCACCTTCTCATTCAAACGAATGTATTCAGGCGCGCGCCCGCCGGGGATCACCAGGGCATCGTAATCCTCCGCCCGAACCTCGGCAAATGTTGCATTTAGCGTGAAGTTGTGCCCGGGTTTCTCGCTGTACGTCTGATCGCCCTCGAAATCGTGCACCGCCGTGCGCACCTTATCGCCCGCCTTCTTGTCGGGGCAGACCGCATGCACATTGTGCCCGACCGCCTGAAGCGCCTGGAACGGCACCATTACCTCGTAGTCCTCGACGTAATCGCCGACGAGCATCAGGATGTTCTTCGCCGCCATCGGGAAACTCCTTTCTGCTTCTTTGCACGATTTGCCACTTGTCTGGTTGCGTCTTGTGATGGGGACATGGGTATTATATCAAAATCTGGCGGAACGATGTGGATGGGAGGCGCTCCAACCACGTGTGCGCCACCCGTAAGGAGATGCCGGGTTCCGTGAACGAACCGTCGAGAGTTGATGTGACAATGAGCCGATCCCACCCCCGGAGCGGTGGTGCTCTGGAAGTGGGATCGTGAGCGGCAACTCAGCCGGGTAGCGAGGGTTGGCGTTGTCGATGACGGTTACGGCGTATTGCCGCCGCCGAAATCATCGAACCTGGCGTTTGCCGTCTGATGATACC
Encoded here:
- a CDS encoding DJ-1/PfpI family protein, with translation MAAKNILMLVGDYVEDYEVMVPFQALQAVGHNVHAVCPDKKAGDKVRTAVHDFEGDQTYSEKPGHNFTLNATFAEVRAEDYDALVIPGGRAPEYIRLNEKVLEIVRHFAAANKPIAAICHGAQVLAAAGVLEGKSCSAYPAVGPDVNRAGGRYVDIPADKAHVDGNLVTAPAWPAHPDWIAKFLAVLGTKIEP